The sequence agaaactgttttttttagatgACTTATATCAATGACACATTCAGGGTCTAGTCCACAATTCCACTCACCGTGGCTGACACTTCAAACCATCCAGTAAAGCCCTTCTCTCTGCACAGTCTGTCGATATGACAGGGTTCATTTGAGCACACTTTGCTACGGTCACATTTATTTGCAAGTAGAACAGAAGGAATTGGACGACCTTTATCCGTCACAACTTTGTGGTCAAGTTCAAGTTTCCAGCTCAGGGCTCCCTCCAGCGTTGATTCTTTTGTCACGTCATACACAACAAGCGCACCTCTTGCTCCTTTGAAATACGCTCTGctcatatttttaaaatgttcatgaCCTCAGAGAAACCAAAACAAAAACTTCAGTTAGACAGTTACTGTGTCACCACATCACAGGTCAGACATTATAAAATGGCTAAATGGTACTAAAACAGCTATGAGAATTTGAACATTAACCAGCTGTGGCTTTGATTTACCAGACTGAGCTGTACAGCAGAAAGCACCTTTACCTGGACTTTGCAGGAGTGGGCTTATAAACAGGTCCTTTGactgaaaacatattttcagTATTACTTAAAAGTGAAAGAAATTTGTTCAAAAGGGGGAGTGGTTAAAGGGGTCAATTAATTTACTAAAAAGTCCTCAAATTTAGTTTACTTAGGCTTACTCCTTTTTGATATAGGTTtaggcattattatttttttgccaaattcTTTCCACAGACAGGAACACTATAAGCATAGTACCTCAGGCTGATGGTGATGAATTTCAGCCAAAAAGACTGTGGCATAACTAGAACTTATGAACTAAATTTATGACACTCTTAAGGTCATAGGCGGACATGCGGGACAACACAACTTAAATCTACcctatatacatctatataaggcCAAAGTCAAATTAGGAGAATTCACATCTGCTTCATATTTACGATTCACTAACAGGTCCCTGACTAGATTATAACACTAGATTATACCCACCACACACAGGTTAATTTGGGAAGATCATTGTTTACAATCTCTCTGAGATTGGGAGGCTTTTTGCAATTCTTAGGAAGGCAAATCGACCACAAAATCATTACAATTAGCCTGTAGTGTGGGCCAGGCATAACCAAAAAAGAGATGAAATAACGTTTGAGTCTATCAGAACCTCTTGGGAACATATGAAAGACATTTATTTTTTCACAGATCAAGTTGTAGTGTCCAGAGTTAAATATCTCCATTCATTAAATAAGCTAATTCATTTGTTATCATGATCTGATTTGTAGCTATGTTAAAAGTAGGTGAATGTAACTGCAGACTGTCTGCATGTGCAAACAGTAAATTCTGCCTTGTGACATTTTTAAAGTGCACTCTATCGAcagaagtattaggacaccttcttatttattgtttcttctaaagTCAATACAATTTAGAAGATTTAGGCGCATTGATGTAATGATTGAATTGCATTCAGCAACTAAAAATgaagtgaggtcagaatgttggatgcgGTTAACTAATATATTAATACCACTGTAGCAGAGCTTATATTgttatcacataaaataaaacaacattaaaaaaaaaatcagacaaacAGTTCATTAGGAAACTTAAAATTTACGTGACCATCCTGCTGGAAAAAAGAAACAGCTAAAGACCGGCTGGTCATCCAGAAAATAAATATCCTATGCTGGTCAGAGgtaagtttaagttttttttggatgaccAGCTTGTCTTTAGCTGGATTTTTTAGGAGGCAGACTGCTTTACATCATATTATTCTGTTGACTTTTGTGAGAGGTTCAAGTTTTGTAATTTATAAtgacatactgttttaatttacagtttaaaaagcactAATAGATATAAGTTCAGTGACCAGTATTACCTGATATATCCCACAGCTGTAATCTCACCAGCGTCTTACTGTCCCAGTCAATGACCTTCATAGAGAAATCCACTCCGAGCGTTAATTTCAGGTGACTTGAGAAATGATTCTTAACATAGCGGTTAACAAAACTTGTCTTTCCAACACCTGAATCTCCAATCACCAGTATTTTAAACAGATGTTCTGTAACTGATCCTGATTTTGAGCCACCTGACATTTTCTGTCAAAAGTGATTCCAATAAGTTACAGCAAGTCAACATAAACGCCTGCGTTACCTTTCTTTATTCATGCTGCTTTCCCTAATCCAGACCGGTCTAGTTTCTAAACCGGGCACTAAACACAAGCTAAGTGCTGGAGAGccggttgtttggatgttagcatagccagttagctaactctcctgcctttcttctgtccccgccctcctccggctcgtggaggtaggcggtccgtcacaaaccctggagatatcagccaataagGTTCGCTGAGGAAGGTGACcccggccccgcccccaaactgtaaaaaccacccctttcaaaactcgagcgcaaaaaactcagtcgagcacaaactacTACAGATAAGTCACACATCGCCCGAGGAAAAAAGAACCTGAgaagagaaaaatgaagctcaaaagcaaaattttcttcagcgcgcacatGATTACCTTTTTGTTTCTTgttagtttcacatttgtgctcaggAGAAGTTAATTTTACAAacgttaaaacacgctggttaatttttttcacctggtatttttgcgccccagTTGTATTTTTGCACACCTGGACTTTTGAccttgatgtgacgccatacattACATTCAATTAAAAAATGACTTGCACAAAAATGCTGAATCTTTAAACTATGCAAAAACAACAATGtaaacatatttacaaaataacACAGAGTATTTAATTTATCAGaactaagaaaaacataattCTAAACGTGTCCAAACTAATGTTAACTATTAGAAGAAATACAAAGTATATTGTAGCTTAATACAATATATCTACATTGTAATAGGCAGCAAAAAAGTTAGGACAGAAGGAACAGATGGTACTATCCTATTTCCAAACTGGGTTTATGGGTTATGAGCTAACATAAGAAGCTTTAGAGTTATTttttctaaacccatacatccatAGTAATAGTTCACATGAAACTGTCCAGTGTTAAATCATCACTGAGTGTTAAATTACCACTGTGAGTCTTAAAATATAACACTAACATTGTTGATTTAACACAGGGCAATTTGATACAGTAGAACAACAGCTCTTTGTTACAGCTAAGCTATAAAGTCTAGCCTATTAAAAGCTGCTGAAATTCTGAGAATATTGCACTGAAACAGAAAAtaatctgttattaaacaccaataataatcaataaatatcTTTCTAAAATTGACCCAAATACAAGACAAAATTCTATATTCACTTAACACTTTAAAACAGGTATATTCATCTTGAGTACAACTTAAAAGGTTATAACTCAAATGTTATTTCTGCCTATGCTCTAAAACACCAGTCATGCTGCTGATGCTGAGTATTTACCATATATTTTTGATTTAAGCTACATTCTGGAGAAACTGCCGTCGGTGACACTGCTGAGCAGAAGTGCTTCCTTAAATACTATATTACTTAAATATAtcacttaatataacacagtcaAACACTCAACAGCAGATAACTTCTGTGATAAAACAGTTGCTTATAatagtttttagaaaaaaataagaaataagaagcAAACAAGAAATGCAAGACAATGTTTGACACTGTCAGAATTTGTCTAAAATGAAAACATATGTCAGGCTGGATTTCGCacttataaataattataaataaataaaacatccaAAGTTAATCTGTACAGGACAGTCATTATGTTGTAAACATGTAACCTTGACACATGATGACGTCATAGCACTGACATTGGCACTTAAACATAATCtgtttttttgctatattttaaCAGGCATCTGCTATATAAATATAGATCAACTTTATACATACAACATACTTTTTATTTGCACTTACATTACTGCATATGTGGATGTTAAAATATTCAAACGAGGATAACTATGCTGCCTTAAGGTATGATGGCAACATATCTAATACTGGTACTTTTTCTTATTgcaaactgtgttttaatattgaactttaaaatgttatattaatagtagaaatcacattcacaaatTCTACTATCTAGAGTTTCATGAAGAATAATTAAGACCATGTACAGCTACAATGTTGTAAATTCATGAAAGTCTTTTTGATCAATTCTGACAAAAGTGAATGATGTAAAATTCTTCAGCCCAGTAAAGTGATTAAATGCTGAGAAAATCCCTTTTCTTCCAAATGTGCTCGAGCTCGGGTGTGCTTGTTCAAGCTGTGAAGCTGCTTTTCCCGTTTGATTTCATATGGAATGATACTGGGatgccattttctttttttttgctttaagaaAGCTCCTTTACAGAGTAGAGGAGCTTTGTTTGTAGTCTCTCAGGATAACAGATGCGTATGTTACACTGGGTGGGGTGCACAGAATGGATTCAGACACAGGGGAGTTGGGGATGTGCCTTCGAGAGCCAAAAGGGTCCCGGAAAGGCGAGGGTGGCATGAGAGCTAGTGAATCCTCCATGGATAGCTTGATTTGCACCAGCTCCTCTTCATCGTGGATTTGTGCATTGTCGTACATGTAGCCATGGAGGAGACCGAACTGCTCGTtctcattctccatctccatttccATCTCCATTTCCATCTCCTCCTCCAGTGGGGAGATGGGCTCCTTAGAGTAGGTGCCCAGCTGTATGAGCATGGGCGAGGGCTGGGTCTGCAGGATAAGGGGCTGATACGGAGGCCTGAACACACTGTCCGGCTCAGGCAAGCTAATGATGTCGTCCAGGTCAGTCACACTGGCGCCAAACTGGCTCGCCACCTCTTGGAGGTGGTCTGCAATAACATGTTGCTGAGGCTGCAGCTCAGGTTTATAAAAGTCCTGCTCTATGGCCACTTCCTTCATGGACTCGCAGACCGGCGACTGCCTGTGAGCAATCAGAGCAGGGCTGACCGGGGGGTTGTACCTGATCGGCTCCCCCTCGTCCTCCTCAGCGACATTGTACAGAGTCTTGGTGCTCAGGTCTGAAAACTCCAGGCCTGAGTTATTGTAGGTATTAGTTAGAGGTTTGATGACAGCCGTCTGATTGGAGCCGGCCTCTTGTCTCTTCACATGCACAGACAGTCTGTGCCACATGTGTTCTCCTTTCGGAGGATGTCTTGAACCTGGTTCAGACCATGACACAGACTTTCCATTAGAACTATGAACAAAATAAAGATGGCTGTTATTTCACAGGAACCGAGAAAGGTGAACACAAGAACAACATTTCTGGTTCATGTAAAAAAGACTGCTGTTCAAATCTTATTGAATGTATAAACAAATATTTGCTAAATATTTGTTTTCTGATATAATATCATATCACGACAATGCATATATTATGATCGTTTCATTACACATAGTTCTAATTTAGCAATGATTTATGTCATTGGTGATTAAGCAGCTATATAGCAGCATATATGGAGCAGAGCCTCTCTCAGCCCTGTTGCTGAGACACCCCTGGGTGCGGGGCTTTT is a genomic window of Astyanax mexicanus isolate ESR-SI-001 chromosome 14, AstMex3_surface, whole genome shotgun sequence containing:
- the rab32b gene encoding ras-related protein Rab-32, coding for MSGGSKSGSVTEHLFKILVIGDSGVGKTSFVNRYVKNHFSSHLKLTLGVDFSMKVIDWDSKTLVRLQLWDISGHEHFKNMSRAYFKGARGALVVYDVTKESTLEGALSWKLELDHKVVTDKGRPIPSVLLANKCDRSKVCSNEPCHIDRLCREKGFTGWFEVSATESINVDEAANFLVKNILLCEASNAEKDQRGNITLKQTPEKRLFNCC